Proteins encoded within one genomic window of Theobroma cacao cultivar B97-61/B2 chromosome 7, Criollo_cocoa_genome_V2, whole genome shotgun sequence:
- the LOC108662708 gene encoding disease resistance protein RGA2-like, translated as MAESILYGALSNIFSKLMWLAGHEIGLIFCQKSELDKLQKTLDIVKAVILDAEEKQASDLVVKNWISRLEDVVSDAEDLLDEFDYEILRQKVRPRGQVRKIFRSFRMGPRVKEIKERLDVVAREIKTFDFNVRVVELNKKPKNTDRETASKVRSELVIGREEDKEHIIELLKEQNHGDSIFNIIAIVGFGGLGKTSLARLVYNDAEVADSFERMWVCVSEEFNVLIIFKKILKCLGEHKVDDWNLDEVQNGIEQKLEGKRYLLVLDDVWNEDILQWNEFSQYMVFGAPESKIIVTTRSIKVAATMGVHSPYLLKGLNEEQSQDLFEKVAFEGRQIDPKLGQIGNVVAQKCKGVPLSIKCLGGLMRQKPDEKYWLFVQENEFWNNDDVLSVLKLSYIQLPSNLKQCFAFCSLFSKDSRIYKDELIHFWRAQGYIQLENKNENIQDISDEYFNDLLSRSFFQEEEKDAYGNIIYCKMHDLIHDLALSVAGRYFHWMKDEKEEISKGVRHVSLEKYSKEVVLTGSETKVIRTMFFRADIFTDLFIRNVTYSSFNCLRMLNLSWMNINILPDSIGKLKHLRYLDLSSNQRMKVLPDAIVKLHHLQTLLLNACSSLEKLPRDIRQLISLEYLNINSCNRLKYLPKGLGELTSLQRLDRFVVNCVEDNLSTAATLNELSNLDLGNSFKIEHLEKVRNVELECKEANLKKKKRLQSLHLSWESFSPTTVASEKDESLLNILEPHPNLKGLELSGYGGARFSSWLSSLTNLVKLNIYRFWNCRDLPPLDHFSSLKSLFLYGSNALKHLPPLDHLSSLGSLSLSRLDALEYVADSFSLPCSTSREPFFPSLKKLLIHDCPNLKGWWKTKNENQRSIAELPCFPCLSELDILRCPNLASMPLFPSLDQDLMLHDTSIRPLQQTLKMMKMTEASMTLEEASSSSGSACHSYSSTTLPLSHLKSLMLTDIKDLEVLLEEFLQNLTSLTSLWLSDCPILESLLPQKMSCLTSLQVLCVKNCHNLRAFPDWILNLTSLKTLEIWGCIELQYMPEGTHQLTSLNKLSVGNCPNMRALPDWILNLTSLKTLEIWECLELQYMPEGTPRLTSLEELIVYCHNLRALPDWILNLTSLKDLYICECLQSPYLQGRDAKPHLFRTIDSSSLP; from the coding sequence ATGGCGGAATCAATTTTATACGGGGCGCTCAGTAACATCTTTTCCAAGTTGATGTGGCTTGCTGGGCATGAGATTGGCTTGATTTTCTGCCAGAAAAGCGAACTGGATAAGCTTCAAAAGACTCTCGACATCGTAAAAGCCGTCATTCTTGATGCTGAGGAGAAGCAGGCGAGCGACCTTGTCGTGAAAAACTGGATAAGTCGACTGGAAGATGTCGTCTCTGATGCAGAGGACTTACTGGACGAATTCGACTATGAGATCCTACGCCAGAAGGTGCGTCCTCGGGGACAGGTACGCAAGATCTTTCGATCCTTCAGGATGGGTCCTAGAGTTAAGGAGATTAAAGAGAGGCTGGACGTGGTGGCAAGAGAGATTAAAACGTTTGATTTTAATGTGAGAGTTGTAGAACTGAATAAGAAACCTAAGAATACTGACAGAGAGACTGCCTCAAAGGTGAGATCGGAATTAGTAATAGGGAGAGAGGAAGATAAAGAGCACATTATAGAATTGTTGAAGGAGCAGAATCATGGTGACAGCATCTTCAATATTATTGCCATTGTTGGGTTTGGAGGTTTAGGAAAGACCTCGCTTGCCCGGTTGGTGTATAACGATGCAGAAGTAGCAGATTCCTTCGAAAGGATGTGGGTGTGTGTTTCTGAAGAATTTAATGTtcttataattttcaaaaaaattttgaagtgtCTAGGAGAACACAAAGTGGATGACTGGAATCTAGATGAAGTACAAAATGGAATTGAACAAAAGTTAGAAGGGAAGAGATATTTACTTGTGTTGGATGATGTGTGGAATGAAGACATTTTACAGTGGAATGAATTTTCACAGTATATGGTATTTGGTGCTCCTGAAAGTAAAATTATTGTGACAACTCGTAGCATCAAAGTTGCAGCTACTATGGGGGTGCACAGTCCTTACCTTTTAAAAGGTCTCAATGAGGAACAATCTCAGGATTTGTTTGAGAAAGTGGCATTTGAAGGACGTCAAATCGATCCAAAGCTTGGACAAATTGGAAACGTTGTTGCACAAAAATGCAAAGGAGTTCCTCTTTCTATTAAATGTTTAGGAGGTTTGATGAGACAAAAGCCTGATGAAAAATACTGGTTGTTTGTccaagaaaatgaattttggaATAATGATGATGTTTTGTCGGTGTTAAAATTGAGTTATATTCAGCTACCAAGTAATTTAAAGCAatgttttgctttttgttCGCTTTTCTCAAAAGACTCTAGGATATATAAAGATGAGTTGATTCATTTTTGGCGAGCACAAGGTTACATTCAATTAGAGaataaaaatgagaatatACAAGATATTAGTGATGAATACTTTAATGATTTGCTGTCAAGATCATTTTTTCAAGAGGAGGAGAAAGATGCATATGGGAATATCATCTATTGTAAAATGCATGATCTTATTCATGATCTTGCATTATCAGTTGCTGGTCGATATTTTCATtggatgaaagatgaaaaagaagaaatttcaaaAGGAGTCCGTCATGTGTCAttagaaaaatattctaaAGAAGTTGTTTTGACTGGATCAGAAACAAAAGTGATAAGGACTATGTTTTTCCGAGCAGACATTTTCACGGACTTATTTATTCGAAATGTAACTTATTCGAGCTTCAATTGTTTACGTATGTTGAATTTAAGTTGGAtgaacattaatattttaccaGATTCAATTGGTAAATTGAAGCATTTGAGATACCTTGATCTTTCTAGTAATCAAAGGATGAAAGTGCTCCCAGATGCAATAGTCAAATTGCACCATTTGCAAACTCTATTACTCAATGCTTGCAGCAGTCTGGAAAAGTTACCAAGGGATATACGCCAATTGATTAGTTTGGAATATCTCAATATTAATTCTTGCAACCGACTAAAGTACTTGCCAAAAGGGTTAGGGGAATTGACTTCCTTACAAAGATTGGACAGATTTGTTGTGAACTGTGTTGAAGACAATTTATCAACTGCAGCCACGTTGAATGAGTTGAGTAACCTAGACCTTGGAAATAGCTTCAAAATTGAACACTTAGAAAAGGTGAGGAATGTGGAATTAGAATGTAAGGAGgcaaatttaaagaaaaagaaacggCTTCAGTCTTTGCATTTATCTTGGGAATCTTTCTCTCCAACAACAGTGGCTAGTGAAAAGGATGagtcattgttaaatattcTTGAGCCACACCCGAATTTGAAAGGGCTGGAGCTATCCGGTTATGGAGGAGCAAGGTTTTCAAGTTGGCTATCTTCATTGACTAATTTAGTCAAACTTAATATATACAGATTTTGGAATTGTCGAGACCTGCCACCCTTggatcatttttcatctctcaagtctctctttctttacGGTTCCAATGCTTTAAAACACCTGCCACCCTTGGATCATCTTTCATCTCTAGGGTCTCTTTCTCTTTCGCGGTTAGATGCTTTAGAATACGTGGCAGATTCTTTTTCCTTGCCTTGCTCGACTTCAAGAGAACCATTCTTCCCGTCCcttaagaaacttttgatccATGACTGTCCCAATCTCAAAGGATGGTGGAAGACAAAGAATGAGAACCAACGATCAATCGCTGAGCTGCCTTGCTTTCCTTGCCTTTCCGAGTTAGATATCCTCAGGTGTCCAAACTTAGCCTCCATGCCGCTGTTTCCATCTCTCGATCAAGATTTGATGTTGCATGATACTAGCATAAGGCCTTTACAACAAACattgaagatgatgaagatgaCCGAGGCTAGCATGACATTAGAAGAAGCATCATCTTCATCGGGGAGCGCTTGTCATTCATATTCTTCAACTACCCTTCCTCTCTCCCATTTGAAGAGTCTGATGCTTACAGACATTAAGGATTTAGAAGTTCTGCTAGAAGAGTTTCTACAAAATCTCACTTCTCTTACGTCCTTATGGTTGAGCGACTGCCCTATATTGGAATCGCTATTGCCGCAAAAGATGAGCTGCCTCACCTCTTTACAAGTTTTGTGTGTTAAAAATTGCCATAATCTGAGGGCTTTTCCGGATTGGATACTCAATCTCACTTCCCTTAAAACACTTGAAATTTGGGGGTGCATTGAATTACAGTACATGCCAGAAGGGACGCATCAGCTTACctctttaaataaattgtcCGTAGGCAATTGCCCTAATATGAGGGCTTTACCTGACTGGATACTCAATCTCACTTCCCTTAAAACACTTGAAATTTGGGAGTGCCTTGAATTACAGTACATGCCAGAAGGGACGCCTCGGCTTACATCTTTAGAAGAATTAATTGTTTACTGCCATAATTTGAGGGCTTTGCCAGACTGGATACTCAATCTCACTTCCCTCAAAGACCTTTATATATGCGAGTGCCTTCAATCACCGTACTTGCAAGGAAGGGATGCAAAGCCTCACCTCTTTAGAACGATTGATAGTTCATCATTGCCCTAA